A region from the Chloroflexota bacterium genome encodes:
- the larC gene encoding nickel pincer cofactor biosynthesis protein LarC: MRVGYIHMIGGASGDMLLGALLDAGLSPADLEAELMKLPVPGCAIAATRGHRGGLPGVHVTLDTGGSGAESVRMGWQDFADAINGSGLAPSVAERSLRVLRLLEEAERSVHGAAPGDPSPHPHELGTLDTLVDVVGTVAGLELLGVERLYASPIPMGSGVIKAAHGPLPASAPATMALAVMANAPVTPPPHGYTGELVTPTGAALVTGLATFERPAMRLERVGYGLGTRNPESFPNAVALWVGEAEAVPARRQVTLLETNIDDASPQLLGYAQERLFEMGALDVWHTPIQMKKNRPGTLLSVLVPASLEADAVAMLLRETTTLGVRRREVERYEAGREMRDVHTEFGPVAVKVKLLDGRPVAAAPEYDACRAIAVERGLPLQEVLARVGQAAREQLLAEPSPAP; encoded by the coding sequence ATGCGCGTTGGGTACATCCACATGATCGGCGGGGCCAGCGGCGATATGCTGCTGGGCGCGTTGCTCGACGCCGGCCTCAGCCCGGCCGACCTCGAGGCGGAGCTGATGAAGCTGCCGGTGCCCGGCTGCGCCATTGCCGCTACACGCGGTCACCGGGGCGGCCTGCCCGGCGTCCACGTCACGCTGGACACCGGCGGCTCCGGCGCCGAGTCCGTCCGCATGGGCTGGCAGGACTTCGCCGACGCCATCAACGGCAGCGGGCTTGCGCCCTCGGTCGCTGAGCGGAGCCTCCGCGTCCTGCGGCTTCTGGAGGAGGCGGAGCGGTCGGTGCACGGCGCGGCGCCCGGCGACCCCTCGCCGCACCCGCATGAGCTGGGCACGCTGGACACGCTCGTCGACGTCGTCGGCACGGTGGCGGGGCTTGAGCTGCTGGGCGTCGAGCGGTTGTACGCAAGCCCCATCCCGATGGGGTCCGGCGTCATCAAGGCCGCCCACGGCCCGCTTCCGGCGTCTGCGCCCGCGACGATGGCCCTCGCGGTCATGGCGAACGCGCCCGTCACTCCGCCGCCCCACGGCTACACCGGCGAGCTCGTCACGCCGACCGGCGCGGCGCTCGTAACGGGCCTCGCGACCTTCGAGCGGCCGGCGATGCGGCTGGAACGCGTCGGGTACGGGCTCGGCACGCGGAACCCGGAGAGCTTCCCCAACGCCGTCGCGCTGTGGGTGGGTGAGGCGGAGGCCGTGCCGGCGCGGCGGCAGGTCACGCTGCTGGAGACCAACATCGACGACGCCAGCCCGCAGCTTCTCGGCTACGCGCAGGAGCGGCTCTTTGAAATGGGCGCGCTTGACGTTTGGCACACGCCCATCCAGATGAAGAAGAACCGGCCGGGAACCTTGCTCAGCGTCCTGGTCCCGGCGTCCCTGGAGGCTGACGCCGTCGCAATGCTGCTGCGTGAAACGACGACCCTCGGCGTGCGCCGCCGGGAGGTCGAGCGGTACGAGGCCGGGAGGGAGATGCGCGACGTGCACACGGAGTTCGGGCCCGTGGCGGTCAAGGTGAAGCTGCTCGACGGTAGGCCCGTCGCCGCCGCGCCGGAATACGACGCCTGCCGCGCCATCGCCGTCGAGCGGGGGCTGCCGCTGCAGGAAGTCCTGGCACGTGTGGGCCAGGCGGCGCGGGAGCAGCTGCTGGCCGAGCCGTCCCCTGCGCCGTAG
- a CDS encoding Rieske 2Fe-2S domain-containing protein translates to MLTFQENETLARVGPGTPMGAVMRRYWMPAVLSWELPEPDCPPIRVRLLGEDLVAFRDTDGDVGILDNYCPHRRASLFFGRNEESGLRCVYHGWKFDVRGDCVDMPSEPVESNFRDKVKITAYPTAELGGIVWVYMGPKELEPEPPAFEWTQVPELHRGTTKVVQRCNWLQGLEGGIDSVHTNFLHRRFAGSGTDVMDRARANSLAAHVEVTPTDYGYTYAGIRTVSDDEGNYVRAYHYIAPFYQLRPGGQLQRRHGRASGHIWVPIDDENTMVWNFSYRFDGNEMAESERRQTGSGNEFGKDIDVAAGFRSRASAENDYLIDREVQRTQTFSGIPGTNTQDRAVQDTMGPICDRTREHLGTTDRAIIMARKILLDAVRRVEDGGTPPGLGRNAHQLRPIEKVLPLGTEWRNALWSELYDGAPYTPEYVPA, encoded by the coding sequence ATGCTGACGTTTCAGGAAAACGAGACCCTGGCCCGCGTCGGGCCGGGCACGCCGATGGGCGCGGTGATGCGCCGCTACTGGATGCCCGCCGTCCTCTCGTGGGAGCTGCCTGAGCCCGACTGCCCGCCCATCCGTGTGCGGCTGCTGGGCGAGGACCTGGTCGCATTCCGCGACACCGACGGCGACGTTGGCATCCTCGACAACTACTGCCCGCACCGCCGGGCGAGCCTCTTCTTCGGCCGGAACGAGGAGAGCGGGCTGCGCTGCGTCTACCACGGCTGGAAGTTCGACGTGCGCGGCGACTGTGTCGACATGCCCTCGGAACCCGTGGAGAGCAATTTCAGGGACAAGGTGAAGATCACGGCGTACCCCACCGCCGAGCTCGGCGGCATAGTCTGGGTCTACATGGGCCCCAAGGAACTGGAGCCGGAACCGCCGGCCTTCGAGTGGACGCAGGTGCCGGAGCTGCACCGCGGCACGACCAAGGTGGTGCAGCGCTGCAACTGGCTCCAGGGTCTCGAGGGCGGAATCGACTCGGTGCACACCAACTTCCTGCACCGTCGGTTTGCGGGATCCGGCACGGACGTCATGGACCGGGCCCGCGCCAACTCCCTGGCCGCCCACGTCGAGGTCACGCCGACCGACTACGGCTACACCTACGCCGGCATCCGCACCGTCAGCGACGACGAGGGCAACTACGTCCGCGCCTACCACTACATCGCGCCCTTCTACCAGCTGCGGCCGGGCGGGCAGCTCCAGCGGCGGCACGGCCGGGCCTCCGGCCACATCTGGGTGCCCATCGACGACGAGAACACAATGGTGTGGAACTTCAGCTACCGCTTCGACGGCAACGAGATGGCGGAGTCGGAGCGGCGGCAGACGGGCTCGGGGAACGAGTTCGGCAAAGACATCGACGTCGCAGCGGGCTTCAGATCGAGGGCCAGCGCAGAGAACGACTACCTCATCGACCGTGAGGTCCAGCGTACCCAGACCTTCTCCGGCATCCCGGGCACCAACACCCAGGACCGCGCCGTGCAGGACACCATGGGCCCCATCTGCGACCGCACCCGCGAGCACTTGGGCACCACGGACCGCGCCATCATCATGGCCCGCAAGATCCTGCTCGACGCCGTACGGCGCGTCGAGGACGGCGGGACGCCGCCGGGACTGGGCCGCAACGCACACCAGCTTCGGCCAATTGAGAAGGTCTTGCCCCTCGGAACGGAGTGGCGTAACGCCCTCTGGTCCGAGCTGTACGACGGCGCACCCTACACGCCGGAGTACGTGCCGGCGTAG